GCAAACTTGTACAGACAAGAAGGTTGGGTATCTTTGCTCTGGGAGGTATTGGGTTACCTAAGGGAGTGTTCGAGAAACCTTGGTGCGCTTAAAACTTTTGTAGAGTTGTCCCTTGAAATGGTTGCACTGCCTGTAACATCTTGTGACGACTTTGGGAACTTGAGAGACAAAACATACGGTCCTGGGGGTCCTGCAACTGTTTCAAGAAGAGAAAGTATACATAGAGAAGTGTTTACTCTTATGTGTCGTGAAACTGAGCTGATATCATCTACCGAAGAAAGTGGGTTCAAATTAGCCAGTGATAGCCCTCTTCATCTTGAGATTGATCTCGTCAGTCCTCTAAGACCTGTTCTCCTAGCTTCGGTTGCTTTTCATGAGCAAATGATCAAGCCTCGTGCTTTGTGCTCTATTACGTTGTCACTTCTTTCTCATCTACCTCTCCCAGTCGAAATAGATCATCTAGAAGTTCAGTTCAATCAATCTACGTGCAATTTTGTTGTCAGGAATTCCCAGAAGCCTCTTGTGGCTTCTCCGTCTAGCACTGTCCAAAGTGGTAGCCAAGTAGAGAATGAGCAGTCGCTAGTGCTTGTGCCAAATAATTGGCTAAGGTTAACGTATGCAATCAAGCCTGGTTAGtgtgatttcattaaaagaGTGTTGTTTTTGTCCCTCACACTGGTGCATATTTGCAGTCTATCCATTAGAAGTCAAACCTGGTAGGGATTTTTGAAATCATAGTTACACCAATTGACAGAACTGAATGTAAATCTTGAGAATTTGTATCTATATTATGGAATCAATGCGTAATCTGGTATATACTTGGTTTTCCCTTTGCTTTTAGGATTTTGATTGCCTTACATTTGTTTTCTTATCTGCAGAGCAAAGCGGCAAGCTTGAGTGTCTTTCTGTTCTCGCAAAATTGGGGCCTCGTTTCACGATCTGTTCAAGAGCTGAGAGTCCTGCTGCAATGGAGGATTCGCCTGTCTGGAAGCATGAGAATTGTGTGCAGTCTTTGCCAACAAAGGACCCAATTCTTGCAGTCTTTGGTCAGAAAGCTACTCAGGTTGAAGAGCCTGAACCACAGGTGGACGTCAGTCTAGGTGCCTCTGGTCCCGCCCTAGTTGGAGAAAACTTTACGATGCCTATTGTGGTAACGTCAAAGGGTCATGCCGTACACAGTGGTGAATTGAAGATCAATCTAGTTGATGTGGGTGGTGGTGGTTTGTTTAGCCCAAGAGAAGCAGAACCATTCTCTTTAGAAAGCCATCATGTGGAAATATGTGGTATTGATGGGGCAGAGGGCAACGATGAATCTGAGTCTGAAACAGGGAACATAAAGAAAATACAGCAATCTTTTGGGCTGGTTTCTGTTCCAGACCTGAAGGAAGGGGAATCATGGTCCTGCAAACTAGAAATCAAGTGGCACAgagccaagccggttatgcttTTTGTGTCATTGGGTTATTTGCCACAAGGAAATGAAGCCAATGCCCAGAAAGTTCACATACACAAGAGCTTACAGATTGAAGGGAAGATGCCTCTTTTCATTACCAATCGGTTTATGTTGCCATATAGAAGGGATCACCTATTGCTCAATAGGATCAAGCCAGCCCCTGATTCTGAAGACATGTCTTCTCTGCCGCTGAACGAAAAAAGCGTGTTAGTTGTCAGCGCCAAAAATTGCACAGAGATAGCACTGAAACTGATGTGCATGTCGATTGAATTGGATGATGAGCAAGGGAAAACTTCATGTTTGATTCAGCAGGGGGGTGGGGGTGGAGAAACCTCAGATTCTGCTAATCTTGCGCCAGGAGAAGAGTTCAAAAAGGTTTTCACAGTCATACCAACGATGAGAACTCCAAAGCTTAGTTTGGGATCAGTACATATGAAATGGAGGAGGCAGGGAGATTACACAGAAGATGCATGTGTTTCAACAAAGCACAAACTCGCTGAGGTAAATGTGGATGCATCACCACTGGTCATGAGTTTGAACTGTCCTCCGTATGCGATTCTTGGAGAATCCTTCACATACGCCATTACAATCTGCAACCAGACACAGTTGCTCCAAGAAGCAAAGTTTGCTCTGGCTGATGCACAGAGTTTTGTCCTGTCTGGGTCTCACAGCAATACGGTTTCAGTCCTTCCCAAGTCAGAACACGTCTTAAGTTATAAGCTAGTGCCCTTGACTTGCGGTCAACAGCAACTCCCCAAAATTACTTTGACATCAGTGCGATATTCTGCTGAGTTTCAGCCATCTACGATTGCTTCAAGTGTCTTTGTGTTTCCCTCAGCGCCACAGGCCAACTCCACTGCCAAGTAGTGCAACTTCACGTGCGAGTTGGGTTTCCGGATGTGCAGTTTCACCCATCTGCAGTGAGTAAACACATATTCTGTCAGTTTGCTAATTTTCTTACCTGGGGTGTCtgctatgttgtcttttgtattttcttatgtTGATAATAATTggctttctttttttgttgggAGAACTCTCAGACACACAAAATCACAATTTTATTTAGTAGtagaaaaaacaacaaatgtttTGTTACAGTAACTTAATAATGCTTCAATAAGGTTTACCAGACTGTCACATTGCACGACGTTATTTAATGGAACGCACCACCCTTCATGAGAAAACTAATCTGTGGCTTGTTTTGAACcaatcaaaataattttcaggTGGAAACACACGTTACAGTTACAGTGTGCGTTTGTTACCTGATGTTCTACACAGATCAACGTGTAAACCGTCACTTCATATCAACCATCTCTGCTGGTAAAGGAGTTCTTGATCTTGGCTGCTATAGTGGTGGATTCCCACTAAATGCAAGGTGCTACCAGTGTCCTTGATTTTGATTCATCTTTACCTGCTTTCGAGCTCGCCAGAGAGAATGTAATCTTCAACCATATGGATCCATGAAAGGTTGTTTTCTTCAAACAAGATTCGACTGAATTCGTGAAGGGTGCTCTGTCATGGGACATGGTCATCCTAGACCCTCCTATGCTAGCTCCAAGGAAAAAGGTGAAGGTGACTTGGACTTCTTGTTATCTTTTCTTTTAGTGTTTCTCAAAACACAGCGGCAGGAATATACAGATATCTCAACTTGTTTACAGGTAGTGGAGGTCTTATGATTGACATGCTCATGttcaggggggggggggggggggatgaCACAGAGCGGAAAGTTCTTGGGCATTTTTCAGAGAGCTGCAGCAATGGCGGGAAGGAAGATCACAGTGGTGAGGGAGGCAGGAGCTCGTCTTACCCTCAAGGCCAGTATCCAATATTCTTCTTCGGCTGCTTTGATAGCTCTTGAGTTTTGGTTTCAACAAGCTTCAATACATACCTTTTGTCTGCGGGTTTCAGTTGCCAAATTTTTAGAATTGCGATGGTTATACAAACACACAATAAATCTGTGAATGTGAATGGTTATAAGAAAATAACAGAAGAGAGGTTTGTTGGGACAAAAGTAATGTTTGGAACAACAACAAAGTAATAAATATGTGGATTTCAAGCATTTTGCAAAGCAAGGATTTCAATGTAAAGTAGGTATACATGGACACACAAGATTTACACACGCAGAGCAGAGCTGAGCTCTCTCTCCCTCCCCAAGCTTGTTAACGACCTCCACCAGGATTTCTATTCCATGACAAGTAGGACGGATCCCCAAGTCGcctgaaattaaaaaaaaaaaagtacatatTTGTTACACAGCATGACAGTCTAAGATAGGTGGGAGAATGCACAAGAATAAATCTTTTGTTAAATAAACGACACTCCAACAATCAGGGTTTAGCATATGAGCGATACcattgcaacaaaaaaaaaatacatttgaaGGGATCTTCCTACCTGGGTTTCACAAGGTACATGATGGTAAATGCGAGGGCCAAAAAGAAGCAGATCCCGCCAACTGTCAGGTAAGCAATGCCGAGGAAATCGTTCTTCCCACCCAGCCAGCTCGTTGTCGACAAAACAAGCTTCTTCTTCCCACTAAAACTGTAAGTGTTATAGTTGTTCTGCAGCGTAACCTGTATGGTGTCACCATTCTCAAGGTCGGTCTCTATCTTCCCGTAGAGTTTTCTAAATGTTGGCAATGCTGCAGTTCTCATCCACACGATGAGATCTTCTTGTTCACTAAGCTGAagaaaagaggaagaaagaTGACAAGTTGCTAAGCATCCACGTCGAATTTTTCAATGGACTGATGTCTAGTATTTGAGGTTTTTACCGGTATATCTGGATTTAGAGTGGCACCACCAGTGAGGTTCCCCTTTTGAAAATTCTTGGGGAAGACTTTGTTCCCAAACTTGTGCTCCTTGTCGCTCTTCCAGGCAATGCCTTTTTTGTTCACAGCAAGGGGtgtattatttcttgataaagtGTAGGTATCATTAAAAAGACTCCAAGCAATGAGACCACATGGCACAATCGGCTTCCCACCAGCATCATCCTCAGGCTTGCATGCGCTAATTTGATTCTCGAATTTTGGACTTCTCAGCTGTGAATCACTTCTGCTTTTCACATACCTGTTCATAGACACTGATCGATTAGAACTATACAAAAACAATCAAAGTTAGATAGATAAAACAGTGGTACACTCCTACACCATCATATCAATCTTGATATCCATAAAGAACCCACACCTTCCATTCTAGGTCAAAGACAAAATACTACCACCAAGATGAATGTGACTCATACTAATGCCAAAACTACATGAGGAGGAGTATTAAGGTTTGGTTGTCAAGATGAATGAATGAATACCTTCGGTGATTCTGGTAGAAGTTTTCAAGCTGGTAGTAAACATAGATAGGCTGCTTCATACGCTTGGTCACCTAAGAATGGCAATGGACAAAAGGAAAAGTAAACAACACAAatacaaaaagagaaaaaaaggggGTGGGTAGATGCATAAGGGAGGGACAGACTGTTAGAGTTCGGTTACAAGATTTAGGAGCAGCTCCTTGAATAAAAGCAACCTTGTTAGTCCTAGCAGGTGCAGGAATGCAATCATTATCATACCGATCAACGATCTCCACAACCTAGCCAGCAATGAGAAACGAAACGAAACACGTGAGTGAGAAAGGGGGGGAAGCCTAGGAATGTAGGAAAGGAAAGGGGGTGACGTACATCCTGGGAAGCGAAAAGAGAGATAACTCCAAGGGGAATAAAGATGACACTGACTATCAAAAATGTCGAAATCACCTGCagcaaaaaaaaggaaaagattgATGATCTCTAACGAGATTAGAAAAGGGGAAGATTGCTGCTGCTTTACCCAGCCAGGCGTAAGAATGGGCTTGCAAGCTGGAAGCTCCTGTTGTGTGAACTTGGAATCTGCAACGAATCAAGGATGATTTTGCTTAAAGTAAAAAAGAATTTTGGGTCAATTCAAATAGTGAAACAAGGATTGTtttcacaaaaagaaaaaaaaacagcgATCGAAACAAACATCCAAATCGATTAATAAGACCCAACCAAGAAGAGTCAACGATAACAAGGCAGAGGAATAATCTATACACTTGGGCCGCTTCGAATTCTTCCTGGCAGCGGAAGAATCTCCCGATCCGGCACTCGACGACGCCATATTGGAACTCATCGCGGAGAAAACGATCAAGGATGATTCTGAAATCTGGGGAGAGCGAGATCGACGGAAAACCACCTGAATCGGGGTTCGTCGAAGCCCTACTAAATCGTCGTGCTTCCTCTGCTCTGTGAAACCATCATTCAGTTCAATTCAATTCACGATCAACACATAGGCCTATATTGTGGGCTTTATCTTTTCTATTTCCTCAGACTTTCTTACAAAGAGACACACGGCCCTTGTTATCGTACGTTCAGGCTGGCCTATCGTATGATATAAAAAACTAGGAAATTATTCGTGGATAAAAATGTCATTCaccattttatattattaaatcatattcactataacaaaattttagatattttgtatattttaaatttttaaaaacgattttaaattactaaaattattaaaaatctcgcaattaaaaatttgtaatcaatggtttaaatttttgttataaaaaaaatacaattgatcataaaaatatatatgaatagaattttcatttaatagatattcatcttaaaagtatatatattttttcatattttttttaatatgaatgcTCTTAAGATATTAATTCCTAGTATTACATTTAAGAATGATAAAGGGGATACATTTGAGGAGTGTATCCTATGAAAGCATTGCAAATTAGTTTTTCTTGTTTATTCTACTACTAATGAGAATTGTTTGCTCTGATTTCTTCTAATGTGTGGACTACTCCTTCTATATCAATACATCACTGCAAGTACTTTGTCGTTTTTATTAATGAGAAATTCAAATACACTTGGGTAAGGCTCTTACTTTCTAAAAGTCATGTCCTTAAAGCTTTCTCTACTTTTCCACATATATCAACTCAGTTCAGTGGTGATGAATACAGAAGCAATTAATTCAAGGCTCTTACTGCTAAGCATGAGATCATCCATCAAACCACATGTCTTTATACTTCTCAACAAAATAGTGTGGTAGAACGCAAGAACCGCACGAGCTGACGCCTTTGTTTAAGGAAACTAGGCCGATCCTCTTTCggtatatatattgataatcTCCTCAGGAACCTAAACTCATCTTCACAGAAATCATTTGCAACTTATATCTCTtttttctaagttttctcctttttattGGCTTATCAGAATCCATTTCCTCTAAAAATATAGATTACAGGCAGAACAATGTGATAAGATCATAACCAAAGGATAACCAAAGTAAACCAAGATTGACTTGGTTAGAGATGTGGATGCGGTAATGTGTGTTTCCTATATTCTAGGATTGTCTCCCATTCTTTCACGTTTCCCATTTGTTTAGTAGACAGTTATTGTACGTATTTAAGAGACTATTGTCTTATGAAAagatatgaaaagaaaattgaaGTAAATTGTTTCTTAAGTTTTTGGGATCCAACCCAATGTAGATTACAAAGGTTGATCTACGGAATCActacttataagttataacacaCGCACACATTCTTTAAGattgaaaaaaattagaaatgaatattttaattttttttttgtggcagaaaaaaaaactcaacaaCCACAAACCTTTTGTCGTAGGTTACACTTATACCAATTGAGaagccaaaaagaaaagaaaaacgatatatatgaattatctAAATATAATTCGGTAGGTTAAGAAAAGAAGTCTGAATATGAAAATAAGgactatatattaaatgaaaataaggaTTATATATTAAAGTGCTGGGGGCAAGGTGGCGGAGGAAGAAGCAAAAGAGAAGATCTCGTCAAGTGTCCCGTTTATCGAGTCTCTGTAGTGAAAGTCTTGTTGCTTGGAATTGTCCATAGATATGATCTCTGCTTCGTTCATAGAGAGCTGAGGGAAACCTTGGAGTGGGAGAGGAGGATGGAAGGGAAGCTGAGGGTAGTTTTCAAAAAGTTGATGATCATGATCGTCGAGAAGGGAAGAAGAGAAATGAAGGGCGAAAATGGATGAACTGTTAGCTTCGTCTAAAAGGATCCCTTGAGTGAGCTCTGATGAGGATGTCTCCGCTGATGCTATTTTTAAGCTTTCCACTTCTTCGCTTTCTCTTTCCATCCTCTCCCCATCATACTTTttccacttcttcttctcctcttcttcctcctctttccCAACACTAGTagtcatttcttcttcttttctctttggAATTTGTATATTCTTCTTAAACACACGGCACAATGCATACGATTCCTGTTTTACGTTAGCATTATCAGAActagtaatattaattatatgatgaatCTGGTGCACGGGAAATAAAAACACAAGTATTACGTACCTGGATGGAAGAGGAGGAAGTAGGGTGAGTGAGACGATATTCATGCATCACCCAATTAGTACGAAGGCCATGAGGAGCCCTTCCTCGGTAATAAACGAGCGTCTTCTTCATCCCCATCTTCATTTTCTTTGATTCTACTACACGATCTTTCCCTGTGGCTTTCCAGTAACCCGCTCGGGTCGCACGGTTTGTCCTAGACCCATTCGGATACTTTTTATCCCTTGTGCTGTAAAAGTACCATTCCATATCGTTCCCCGGCAAAAATGACTTCTCTGTTCATCGttattcaattatatatatatgattaattaaGGGTTAAAGAAACACCTCCATCTTGTATATGAATGTAAGTGCAAATGAATATCTAATTTATACAGCCTTGGCTAGGTGTAGTCAATGATCTTATTGAGagagaaatagagagagagagagtacatGTATGTATACGTACCAGGCAAATCCCATGGCTCGCATTTATAGAGATCAACTTCGGGGATAATCTCAAGCTCAATGGTTCGGCCGTTGACCTTCCTGTCCAGATAGTATGCCACTAGCTCTTCGTCTGTTGGATGAAACCTGAAACCTGGAGGCAAACTCATCGGTGCCATTCAAAGTAGATATGAGAGAGGGAGGGAGATAGGAGTATAGCTACAGCTACTGATTATTACGTACAACATACGAAGGAGgctgtatatataaataaataggaGAAAATGATATGGGAATGTGTAAAAGTTTAGCAATGGATTGGCATCTtgtgatataaatattttgtcttACTTTGGATTTGCTTTTTGGTCAGTGTTTGTCATCGCAATtacatcccttatatactaaagcacaagtcactcaacaaataaatttttgacatgtggaaaatattaaaataaatatagaaaaatgccaaaaaaaaaagaaaaactgtaaatgcttaaaaagaaaaacagttttgtatttcgtgacaaaaaaacagttttgtatagtaactgatttttttctatgtaaaataaaaatgctaatATTTCTCCCACTACACCCATGATCCCACTATTTTTGAAACTGTGCATTTTTCACTGGATAAAATTAACTCACGATGTCCTAAATCTAAATTCATTTCTTCTTGCCAAATTTACAATTCTTACTAGATCCATACCAAAACAGTTCTGGCCAAACAGTAGCACAAGAATTAATAGTCTTCcaaagatatttttttcaatgaaaagagaaaaaaaaagggaataTAAACATGTTGTGGATTGATAGGCTTACCATGCAAAGTTGGAAAAACAAAGGTTATGGTCCGGGTTAGTGAAACTAAAAATGTCTATAATCTCCaagctcaatttttttttcatgaactGAGCTCTCTTCCAacctatttataattttttcttcttttgttttgctATTAGAAAGACAAAAAATCGGGGTTtaagaaagacaagaaagaaAGACTCTCATATCTAATCTCAGGATGATTATCCTTAGTTTATAGAtgcttttacaattttatagaatattatttttgtttgcttaAGAAATAACCTAcacattctatttttatttttcttatatattgttcCTTATCTTTTCTTATATACATGGAGAAGAAATAAAAGATAACAAGTGATACTGACacaattatttagaaaataaggTTAATATTTTTACTGTTTTTCCAAGATATATGTTTTCTCTGAATTCTTATATCTAATAATTTATTTGCtggtttttaaaaagaaaattcaatattttacaattatctagcgtctttttttttactcgATACAATTATCTTGCGTCTATATTgaaaaatggtaaatataaaccaaagtttttattttgttttaagtttaTCACTGATAAacctcaaaaataaaatttcttaggtttatattcaaaaataacatttagtTTACCTGTAAACTCTccatattatatctaaaaatattttttacatattagtGCCCGTACGTAGTACGGGAAATAACACTAGTTCAGTTATAAATTACAATTTACTAAGAATtatgaaaaaacaaacattGAAGTCTGGCTTTTAAAGATTCTGTAAGTGTGAAACCCAAGTAGGAGAGACGGAAAAGGTTATATCCGATCTCGAACGTATGTTCATGTATTACGACGCTACATACAAATTACGAGCTCACCTCACAACCATCTCTATCTACTGTGGTAATCCTGGTGAGACCTTAACGTGGTTATAGAGCTAGCTACCCTACTATAGGCccgtttttaaaattattgttttaaccCAAAAAAGAAGGCTTTTGATGATTCAACAAACTAAGAGACCCTTCTTTTCTCAAACCAGATCTACCTGGCGACACCTAAACACTCTTCTTTTGCTTTTTTCGGTTTGacagttaaaagaaaaaaattatgctAGTTATGGTCTTAagaaattgaaatttataaccaaaaaaatgaaacacaaAAGCGCAGGCATCCAAATCCCCTTTGGCTTTAGCGTTGGGAGGCTTCTTTAGTCACTTTTACATATGGATTAAAGACGTAGTTTGCCTCTTTTACATCATTACTCCCACACAATCTTTgactcatctctctctctctctctctctctctctctctctctctctctctctctctctctctctctctctctctctctctctctctctctctctctctctctctctctctctctctccttctttcCCAGGTCTTCAGTTACTAATTCATGGCCAAACTCAAATCTCTTTTGTCTAACCCTCGGCCTAGatccaaacaataaaataaaaaattggcaTCTTCACAtgtaagatataatttttttacagaaatatatttcttgtttacataatttattgTTGGTAAATTCTAATTTTCATGTATGCATGAAGAACACTGGAAACATAATGAAATAGCCAAACTCTTTTCTCTAAAGTTGTAACGGAATTGTCATTTTATATAATGAAATGATGCAAAATAACTTATTCTATCAGTTTCAAAGTTTACTAAATACTttaaatgaaatgaaattatatactcatcaaatttctaaaataaaaaaataatatcagaTTGACTAAAATATTTCCAATAAAGAATATAAACCCTAGTGAATCCAACCATGATGTTTTAGTTAGTGTGtaatttatttagaaaaattgAATATTACTATAATATTATGTTATGTTCTTAGaagttttaaatttatgtgATAAATCTGGAATAGTATTTTCTGAAATGTATTAATTTAAGATACTTTTGATATAATGCTTTATTTTCTTAAAGTATAATATTGAACATTGAAGTACGTAACTCTCCTTTTTCCTAAAGAAACACGATAATTTGTGTGCTTTCAGATGTGATCACCCATAACAAGAGAGAAAGAGTCTGGTGAAAGTTGCTTTGACATATTAACTTATACGTACGGTAATAACGATTTCATcactatttattttcttttgtgatCTGATCAATTAGTCAAGGCTAAACGAAAATATAACGTGACAATATACGATCAATTTATAATCCATTGTTCCGTTTGAACACATGTAATatgtcttttttctttctttgacaTCAGACGGCTaatctattactcaagcttaaGGTGGTCTAAAGAACacgaccggaatagaacaaccaatgtaaTACATGTTTCTATGAAAAAACCGTGCTATCTTAgcaaaaaaatgaagaataaaaacaattgaaaaatcTGTGCTATCTTTAGCTTCTGCAGctattaattaatacaaatataaaatgtgtttagaaattttaaaacaatactaaaaatcatagacttcagtatatagatcatttaccaaaaactcaatatattcgtaggggttacatagattttgaaaaaaattcaaaaatatgacaatattgttttaatgcatagttgcatgctgcactaacatatgatgaaggttaaaaatgtttggaacctttgttgtctccgtttctctagagaatagcgattttatagtagttagccCACCAATTTAGggtgtattatgaatttttactaaataaattgataaaaaaggtaaaccgatgcccatgtaccatgaagaagcgtttaatattcattaatacaaatgtagaatgtgtttaaaattttaaaacaacactaaagatcatagacttcagtatatagagcatttaccgaaaaactcaatattttcgtagggggtttatacatagattttgagaaaaattcaaaaatttgacagtattattttaatgcatagttgtatgctgcactaacatatgatgaaggttaaagaggtttggaacatttgttgttTCCGTTACTCTAGAGAATgacgattttatagtgtttagccCACCAATTTTggaagtattatgaacttttactaaattagtttgtaaataattaaaacgatgcccaagtaccatgaaagagagtttaatatacattaatatgaatgtagaatgtgtttaaaaattttaaaacaacactaaagatcatagacttcagtttatagagcatttaccgaaaaactcaatattttcatagggg
The sequence above is drawn from the Brassica napus cultivar Da-Ae chromosome A8, Da-Ae, whole genome shotgun sequence genome and encodes:
- the LOC106354117 gene encoding trafficking protein particle complex subunit 11; this translates as MAGSAPEGTQKKLNQVLEGSKMMEEEYPEELRTPPVSLVALFGCSELHSSITNHLHSQQPPINALAFPDFSHLPLLLLAHRDVINNPSFRDPLSSDSSSSPSAAVPSGGILKRDWLLKHRTKVPALVAAFFPSNHISGDPTQWLQVCSNLDTLKSVIRPKNIKLVVVVVQSSPHEVISEDRLLALRKRAELDSKYVLFLNHSELPLSLPRIASAFSDLALSYYREEARRIKSRIEKRSSTSLDLIVRYCFKVAVYAEFRRDWGEALKFYEDAYHSLHEMIGTSTRLPPIQRLVEIKTIAEQLHFKISTLLLHGGKLSEAVIWFHQHKSSYDKVVGSTEYNFLHWEWMSRQFLVFAELLETSSATVQNFSSLNQGTAEIPLTEFEFYPAYYYQLAAHYLQNKKSALELLLSMSVAAQQIGGSSESITPSVYVGQFSQLREKGEALTLHFITDEEYIRYAISEAKRFQGSFEIVAWLKKSYESFTNLKSRRMAAFCAFEIAREYFGLSDPSNAKFFFDIAANLYRQEGWVSLLWEVLGYLRECSRNLGALKTFVELSLEMVALPVTSCDDFGNLRDKTYGPGGPATVSRRESIHREVFTLMCRETELISSTEESGFKLASDSPLHLEIDLVSPLRPVLLASVAFHEQMIKPRALCSITLSLLSHLPLPVEIDHLEVQFNQSTCNFVVRNSQKPLVASPSSTVQSGSQVENEQSLVLVPNNWLRLTYAIKPEQSGKLECLSVLAKLGPRFTICSRAESPAAMEDSPVWKHENCVQSLPTKDPILAVFGQKATQVEEPEPQVDVSLGASGPALVGENFTMPIVVTSKGHAVHSGELKINLVDVGGGGLFSPREAEPFSLESHHVEICGIDGAEGNDESESETGNIKKIQQSFGLVSVPDLKEGESWSCKLEIKWHRAKPVMLFVSLGYLPQGNEANAQKVHIHKSLQIEGKMPLFITNRFMLPYRRDHLLLNRIKPAPDSEDMSSLPLNEKSVLVVSAKNCTEIALKLMCMSIELDDEQGKTSCLIQQGGGGGETSDSANLAPGEEFKKVFTVIPTMRTPKLSLGSVHMKWRRQGDYTEDACVSTKHKLAEVNVDASPLVMSLNCPPYAILGESFTYAITICNQTQLLQEAKFALADAQSFVLSGSHSNTVSVLPKSEHVLSYKLVPLTCGQQQLPKITLTSVRYSAEFQPSTIASSVFVFPSAPQANSTAK
- the LOC111199657 gene encoding ALA-interacting subunit 3 isoform X1, producing MSSNMASSSAGSGDSSAARKNSKRPKCIDYSSALLSLTLLDSKFTQQELPACKPILTPGWVISTFLIVSVIFIPLGVISLFASQDVVEIVDRYDNDCIPAPARTNKVAFIQGAAPKSCNRTLTVTKRMKQPIYVYYQLENFYQNHRRYVKSRSDSQLRSPKFENQISACKPEDDAGGKPIVPCGLIAWSLFNDTYTLSRNNTPLAVNKKGIAWKSDKEHKFGNKVFPKNFQKGNLTGGATLNPDIPLSEQEDLIVWMRTAALPTFRKLYGKIETDLENGDTIQVTLQNNYNTYSFSGKKKLVLSTTSWLGGKNDFLGIAYLTVGGICFFLALAFTIMYLVKPRRLGDPSYLSWNRNPGGGR
- the LOC111199657 gene encoding ALA-interacting subunit 3 isoform X2, giving the protein MSSNMASSSAGSGDSSAARKNSKRPKYSKFTQQELPACKPILTPGWVISTFLIVSVIFIPLGVISLFASQDVVEIVDRYDNDCIPAPARTNKVAFIQGAAPKSCNRTLTVTKRMKQPIYVYYQLENFYQNHRRYVKSRSDSQLRSPKFENQISACKPEDDAGGKPIVPCGLIAWSLFNDTYTLSRNNTPLAVNKKGIAWKSDKEHKFGNKVFPKNFQKGNLTGGATLNPDIPLSEQEDLIVWMRTAALPTFRKLYGKIETDLENGDTIQVTLQNNYNTYSFSGKKKLVLSTTSWLGGKNDFLGIAYLTVGGICFFLALAFTIMYLVKPRRLGDPSYLSWNRNPGGGR
- the LOC125577258 gene encoding NAC domain-containing protein 71-like, giving the protein MAPMSLPPGFRFHPTDEELVAYYLDRKVNGRTIELEIIPEVDLYKCEPWDLPEKSFLPGNDMEWYFYSTRDKKYPNGSRTNRATRAGYWKATGKDRVVESKKMKMGMKKTLVYYRGRAPHGLRTNWVMHEYRLTHPTSSSSIQESYALCRVFKKNIQIPKRKEEEMTTSVGKEEEEEEKKKWKKYDGERMERESEEVESLKIASAETSSSELTQGILLDEANSSSIFALHFSSSLLDDHDHQLFENYPQLPFHPPLPLQGFPQLSMNEAEIISMDNSKQQDFHYRDSINGTLDEIFSFASSSATLPPAL